Proteins encoded within one genomic window of Candidatus Binatus sp.:
- a CDS encoding EVE domain-containing protein yields MNYYLAKTDPETYSIDDLEREKKTVWDGVTNPQAVRVIRSMKPGDRVFIYHSGEGVVGMALVKSEGRDDPKNPKSAVVDLEFVGRLSPTTSLAEIKESKLFGDWALVRQGRLSTMAAPEKFVAWMRERYSTSIV; encoded by the coding sequence ATGAACTATTATCTTGCCAAGACCGACCCCGAGACTTATTCGATCGACGATCTCGAGCGCGAGAAGAAGACCGTCTGGGATGGCGTAACCAATCCGCAGGCGGTTCGCGTGATCCGCTCGATGAAGCCGGGCGATCGCGTATTCATTTATCATAGCGGAGAAGGTGTCGTTGGGATGGCGCTGGTTAAATCAGAAGGCCGCGACGATCCGAAAAATCCGAAATCGGCGGTCGTCGATTTGGAGTTCGTCGGGCGCTTGAGTCCGACAACGTCGCTCGCGGAAATCAAGGAGTCGAAGCTATTCGGCGATTGGGCGCTGGTGCGCCAGGGCCGTCTCTCGACGATGGCCGCGCCGGAAAAGTTCGTCGCGTGGATGCGCGAACGCTACTCGACATCGATTGTTTGA
- a CDS encoding cytochrome c: protein MKRVFWLLFAIAVTSLASQSALAEDKDVADGQRYFARYCASCHGKDGAGDGPVAKALSKPPANLRMLGDKYGLPLPAPRIAKFIDGRDAVRAHGTRDMPVWGEQLYALGHGEQGELGIGEVVGKIIAYLNTIQDRRTASRLGTAVRSGH from the coding sequence ATGAAGCGAGTTTTCTGGTTGCTATTCGCGATAGCTGTAACATCGTTAGCGTCTCAATCGGCGCTGGCCGAGGACAAGGATGTCGCAGACGGTCAACGTTATTTTGCCCGGTATTGCGCTTCTTGCCACGGCAAGGATGGCGCCGGCGACGGCCCCGTCGCGAAGGCGCTCTCGAAGCCTCCGGCAAATCTGCGGATGCTTGGCGACAAGTACGGCCTGCCCCTTCCGGCGCCGCGAATTGCCAAGTTCATTGACGGCCGCGACGCGGTGCGCGCGCACGGAACGCGCGACATGCCGGTTTGGGGCGAGCAACTCTATGCACTCGGCCACGGCGAGCAGGGGGAGCTCGGAATCGGCGAGGTAGTCGGCAAGATTATCGCGTACCTGAACACGATCCAGGATCGCCGGACGGCATCGCGCTTGGGTACCGCTGTCAGGTCAGGCCACTAG
- a CDS encoding universal stress protein, producing the protein MAALFSRILCPIDFDRDSMEALELASQLARQSSATVCLLTVIAAPTEATELPPVPLDPNPLFEAVCRHRLEALAQEKLSGISHEIFVASGNAAPQILKLAADEGIDLIVMGTHGRKGVKHFILGSVAERVVRESPVPVLTIRPKAGE; encoded by the coding sequence ATGGCCGCACTCTTTTCAAGAATTTTGTGCCCGATCGATTTCGATCGCGACTCGATGGAGGCGCTCGAACTTGCGTCGCAATTGGCGAGGCAGAGTTCGGCGACCGTTTGCCTTTTGACGGTGATCGCCGCGCCTACGGAGGCCACCGAGCTGCCACCCGTTCCGCTGGACCCCAACCCGCTGTTTGAAGCAGTATGCCGCCATCGGTTGGAAGCATTGGCGCAGGAAAAACTGTCGGGAATATCTCATGAGATTTTCGTCGCAAGCGGGAACGCGGCGCCGCAAATTCTGAAACTCGCCGCTGACGAGGGCATCGATCTGATCGTGATGGGCACGCATGGCCGTAAAGGCGTGAAGCACTTCATACTGGGCAGCGTTGCAGAGCGCGTGGTTCGCGAATCGCCGGTTCCAGTTTTGACGATCCGTCCCAAGGCCGGGGAATAA
- a CDS encoding DUF5615 family PIN-like protein, with translation MRPYRFLFDECVRDAAEYFPKARVISRANIKLKDGASDEAVVEAAYKAEAIIVTANGKDFIRIMDRFLKKQMVKFCRDLNGLVVIPNPIQQHVLRRAAERMTFDGEKITWYDVWRRDLYVKISPQGIPRVVRFRRCYYCEKHEST, from the coding sequence ATGAGACCTTACAGGTTTCTTTTCGATGAGTGCGTAAGAGACGCGGCTGAATATTTCCCGAAAGCTCGAGTTATCTCCCGCGCCAATATAAAACTTAAGGACGGGGCATCCGACGAGGCGGTCGTAGAGGCCGCATACAAGGCAGAAGCGATTATTGTCACCGCCAACGGCAAAGACTTCATCAGGATCATGGACCGATTTCTGAAGAAGCAGATGGTGAAGTTTTGTCGAGACCTTAACGGACTTGTCGTAATACCGAACCCGATCCAGCAGCACGTCTTGCGGCGCGCGGCTGAGCGAATGACTTTCGACGGGGAGAAGATCACGTGGTACGACGTGTGGCGTCGCGACCTTTACGTGAAAATCTCCCCGCAGGGAATACCGCGAGTGGTCCGCTTTCGGCGTTGCTATTATTGCGAGAAGCACGAATCCACGTGA
- the polX gene encoding DNA polymerase/3'-5' exonuclease PolX produces MQNSEIGRVLSEIADMLEITGANFFRVRAYRNAARAVLDYPANFAELSLDKMSAVAGIGKDLSAKIATLASTGELALHRELSAKVPPGVLALMRLPGLGPKRVMQITRELGIEDLAQLKVAVEAGALRTIRGLGPKMEEKLLEHLNREHQTKPKRWLYADAAVEVDAMLKHLRRCKAVERAEAAGSFRRRRDTVGDLDILATASSPSEVTNWVLQYPRAAKTLGSGDTKTTLVLNDGLQVDVRVLPAESYGAALIYFTGSQAHCIHIRRIAQKMRLSLNEYGLMRAGKSIAGRTEEEVYAKLGMAWIPPEMREDRGEVEAALENRLPRLIERSDLRGDLHTHSTYTDGRASIEEMARAAKKAGLEYFAVTDHSQRLAMVHGLDPARLREQWREIETVQTGLSGIKLLRGIEVDILDDGSLDLPDEVLAELDWVVASVHSKLNQPAPEMTQRLIKAIRNRHVDVIGHPTGRLIDKRDESTFDFGEVLRAARGEGCALEVNSQPDRLDLVDTACMAAKHAGVKLVISTDAHSSNGFDLIELGLAQARRGWIEPSDVLNTRPLRDLRQRR; encoded by the coding sequence ATGCAGAACAGCGAGATCGGCCGCGTGCTGAGCGAAATTGCCGACATGCTCGAAATCACCGGCGCGAATTTCTTCCGCGTGCGAGCTTATCGCAACGCGGCGCGCGCAGTCCTGGACTACCCCGCGAATTTCGCGGAACTCAGCCTCGACAAGATGTCCGCGGTCGCCGGCATCGGCAAAGACCTCTCCGCGAAAATCGCGACGCTGGCGAGCACCGGCGAACTCGCGCTTCATCGCGAGCTTAGTGCGAAGGTTCCGCCGGGCGTGCTCGCGCTGATGCGTCTGCCGGGGCTCGGGCCCAAGCGCGTGATGCAGATAACCCGTGAATTGGGCATCGAGGATTTGGCGCAACTCAAAGTTGCGGTCGAAGCGGGGGCGTTGCGCACGATTCGCGGTCTCGGGCCGAAGATGGAAGAGAAGCTGCTCGAGCATCTGAATCGGGAGCATCAAACCAAGCCCAAGCGATGGCTCTATGCCGACGCCGCGGTCGAAGTCGACGCGATGCTGAAGCATCTCCGCCGATGCAAAGCGGTCGAGCGCGCCGAAGCTGCGGGAAGTTTTCGTAGGAGGCGCGACACGGTCGGCGACCTGGACATCCTGGCGACCGCGTCGTCGCCGTCCGAGGTCACCAACTGGGTGCTTCAATATCCGCGCGCCGCGAAGACGCTCGGCAGCGGCGATACCAAGACCACGCTCGTGCTCAACGACGGCTTGCAGGTGGACGTGCGCGTCCTGCCCGCTGAGAGTTACGGCGCGGCGCTGATCTACTTCACCGGCTCGCAGGCGCATTGCATCCACATTCGGAGAATCGCGCAGAAGATGCGGCTGTCGCTCAACGAGTACGGGCTGATGCGGGCGGGCAAATCGATCGCCGGGCGCACCGAGGAGGAGGTTTACGCGAAACTCGGGATGGCGTGGATACCGCCGGAGATGCGCGAGGATCGCGGCGAAGTCGAGGCAGCGCTCGAGAATCGATTGCCGCGGCTAATCGAGCGATCGGACTTGCGCGGCGACCTGCATACGCATTCGACCTACACCGACGGCCGCGCGTCGATCGAAGAGATGGCGCGCGCGGCGAAAAAAGCCGGCCTCGAGTACTTCGCGGTGACCGATCATTCGCAGCGCCTCGCGATGGTGCATGGACTCGACCCCGCGCGCTTGCGCGAACAATGGCGCGAAATCGAGACGGTGCAGACGGGCCTCAGCGGAATCAAGCTGCTGCGTGGTATCGAGGTGGATATCCTGGATGACGGCTCGCTCGATTTGCCCGACGAAGTGCTGGCGGAACTCGATTGGGTGGTCGCGTCGGTGCATTCAAAGCTGAATCAGCCGGCGCCGGAGATGACGCAGCGGTTGATCAAGGCGATCAGGAATCGGCATGTCGATGTGATTGGGCATCCGACCGGCCGGCTGATCGACAAGCGCGACGAAAGCACTTTCGATTTTGGCGAGGTGCTCCGCGCGGCACGTGGAGAAGGATGCGCGCTCGAAGTCAATTCGCAGCCCGATCGGCTCGACCTGGTCGATACGGCGTGCATGGCGGCGAAGCATGCGGGCGTCAAGCTGGTCATCTCGACCGATGCGCATTCGAGCAATGGCTTCGATCTAATCGAGTTGGGCCTCGCGCAGGCGCGCCGCGGATGGATCGAGCCGTCCGACGTGCTGAACACGCGCCCGCTCCGCGATCTCCGCCAGCGCCGCTAG
- a CDS encoding LLM class flavin-dependent oxidoreductase, with the protein MKLSVVDQSPVPAGFTAADALNNTIDLAKLCDRLGYQRYWIAEHHATGAFASPAPEIMIARVAAETRHIRVGSGGVMLPHYSPMKVAETFRMLHALYPGRIDLGIGRAPGGSPLDTYALRRDRESQSTTDDFPRQLLELIAFLNQSFRPDHAFSRIHLSPAMPGHPEIWMLGSSMWSADAAAQLGLPYSFAHFIDPNPTRKAIEYYRSHFKPSNELSKPVAALGIGAICADTDDEAQRLASSVRMFVRNARRGDRGPIPTPESALAELSSTPLDPDPMFRETGEWPRSLIGTADTVRDQLIDIASVLGVEEAMIVTVVHDHQARLHSYQLLASAFHLKPRP; encoded by the coding sequence ATGAAACTGTCAGTCGTCGATCAATCGCCAGTCCCGGCCGGATTCACCGCCGCGGATGCGCTCAACAACACGATCGATCTCGCAAAATTGTGCGATCGCCTCGGCTACCAGCGCTACTGGATCGCCGAGCATCATGCGACCGGCGCGTTCGCGAGCCCCGCGCCGGAAATCATGATCGCCCGCGTCGCCGCCGAGACGCGCCATATCCGCGTCGGCTCGGGTGGCGTGATGCTTCCGCACTACAGCCCGATGAAGGTCGCGGAGACCTTCCGGATGCTGCATGCGCTCTATCCGGGTCGAATCGATCTCGGCATCGGGCGCGCGCCCGGCGGCAGTCCGCTCGATACTTACGCATTGCGGCGCGATCGCGAGAGCCAGTCCACCACTGATGACTTCCCGCGGCAGTTGCTCGAACTGATCGCTTTTCTGAATCAGAGCTTTCGTCCCGATCACGCCTTCAGCCGCATCCATCTTTCGCCCGCGATGCCCGGTCATCCTGAAATCTGGATGCTTGGTTCGAGCATGTGGAGCGCGGACGCCGCCGCCCAACTCGGATTGCCTTACAGCTTCGCGCATTTCATCGATCCGAATCCGACCCGCAAAGCGATCGAGTACTATCGCTCGCACTTCAAGCCTTCTAATGAGCTATCGAAGCCGGTCGCGGCGCTCGGAATAGGTGCTATCTGCGCGGATACCGACGATGAAGCGCAGCGGCTTGCGTCGAGCGTCCGGATGTTCGTGCGCAATGCGCGCCGCGGCGATCGCGGACCTATCCCCACGCCTGAGTCGGCGCTCGCCGAACTAAGCAGCACTCCGCTGGATCCCGATCCTATGTTTCGCGAGACCGGCGAATGGCCGCGCTCCTTGATCGGCACCGCCGATACGGTGCGCGATCAACTGATTGATATAGCAAGCGTGCTAGGTGTCGAAGAAGCTATGATCGTGACTGTGGTGCACGATCACCAAGCGCGCCTCCACTCCTATCAATTGCTCGCCTCCGCCTTCCACCTGAAACCTCGCCCCTGA
- a CDS encoding acyl-CoA dehydrogenase family protein: MSWDFETDPEYQKELDWADKFVREEVEPLQYVLDCHPYDVRNPKRNALVRPLQAEVKKRKLWACHLGPELGGPGYGQVKLGLLNELLGGAAYAPIVFGCQAPDSGNGEILAHYGTPEQKKRFLQPLLDNEIVSAFSMTEPQGGADPKVFTTKAEMKGDNWVINGEKWFSSNAHLASFLIVMAVTDPDAPIYKRMSMFIVPSETPGVKILKNLAVGMNEREGSHAYIRYSDVMVPKDHMLGPRGGAFAVAQTRLGGGRIHHAMRTIGQVRRAFDMMCERVLSRTTQGSKLADKQMVQEKIADSWMEIEQFRLLVLRTAWKVDRYKDYMKVRKDIAAVKALMPKVFHDVASRALYLHGSLGATNEMPFVEQVIQSFHMGLADGPTEVHKITVARQVLRDYKATDGLFPSQHIPKLREEAIKKYANRIELEVANQ, translated from the coding sequence ATGAGTTGGGATTTTGAAACCGACCCCGAATATCAGAAGGAACTCGATTGGGCTGACAAGTTCGTGCGCGAGGAAGTCGAGCCGCTGCAGTACGTGCTCGATTGTCATCCGTACGACGTGCGCAATCCGAAGCGCAACGCGCTGGTGCGTCCGCTGCAGGCCGAAGTGAAGAAGCGCAAGCTGTGGGCGTGTCATCTCGGGCCTGAGCTCGGCGGTCCCGGCTACGGCCAGGTCAAGCTCGGACTCTTGAATGAGTTGCTCGGCGGTGCGGCGTATGCGCCGATCGTGTTTGGATGCCAGGCGCCCGATTCGGGCAATGGCGAAATCCTTGCTCATTACGGCACGCCCGAACAGAAAAAGCGCTTTCTGCAGCCGCTGCTCGACAATGAGATCGTGTCTGCATTTTCGATGACCGAGCCGCAGGGCGGCGCCGATCCGAAAGTGTTCACGACCAAAGCCGAAATGAAAGGCGACAACTGGGTCATCAACGGCGAGAAGTGGTTCTCGTCGAACGCGCATCTGGCGTCGTTTCTGATCGTGATGGCGGTGACGGATCCCGACGCGCCGATTTACAAGCGGATGTCGATGTTTATCGTGCCGAGCGAGACGCCGGGGGTGAAGATTCTGAAGAACCTGGCGGTCGGCATGAACGAACGCGAGGGCAGCCACGCCTACATCCGATATTCGGATGTGATGGTGCCGAAAGATCACATGCTCGGGCCTCGTGGCGGCGCGTTCGCGGTCGCGCAGACGCGGCTTGGCGGCGGACGCATCCATCATGCGATGCGCACGATCGGACAAGTGCGCCGCGCTTTCGACATGATGTGCGAGCGGGTGCTATCGCGCACGACGCAGGGATCGAAGCTGGCCGACAAGCAGATGGTGCAGGAAAAGATCGCGGACTCGTGGATGGAGATCGAGCAGTTCCGCCTGCTGGTGCTGCGCACGGCGTGGAAGGTCGATCGCTACAAGGATTATATGAAAGTGCGCAAGGACATCGCGGCGGTCAAGGCGCTGATGCCGAAAGTGTTTCACGACGTCGCATCGCGCGCGCTCTATCTGCATGGATCGCTCGGCGCGACCAACGAGATGCCGTTCGTCGAGCAGGTCATCCAGAGCTTCCACATGGGACTCGCCGACGGTCCGACCGAAGTACACAAGATCACGGTCGCGCGGCAGGTGTTGCGCGACTACAAGGCGACTGACGGCCTGTTCCCGTCGCAGCACATTCCGAAGCTGCGCGAAGAAGCGATCAAGAAGTATGCGAATCGCATCGAACTCGAGGTCGCCAATCAGTGA
- a CDS encoding crotonase/enoyl-CoA hydratase family protein has product MAYEQIIYEVADNILTITLNRPEKLNAFTGQMMNEMIDAFDKADADDNIRAIIVTGAGRGFCAGADLSAGANTFDATRPDRPERQTAIRPDGSVDWSNDAVRDGGGRLTLRIFESLKPVIAAVNGPAVGVGVTMQLAMDVRIASENARFGFVFSRRGIVPEACSSWFLPRIVGISQALEWAFSGRVFSAEEALQGRLVSKVCAPDQLLPSARALAREIADNTSQVAVALIRQMFWKTLGADHPMEAHKIDSRGIFSRGASADVKEGVTSFLEKRPAKFPDKISKDMPPYFPWWQDRKYS; this is encoded by the coding sequence ATGGCCTATGAGCAGATCATCTACGAGGTCGCGGACAATATCCTGACGATTACGCTCAATCGCCCGGAGAAGTTGAATGCGTTCACGGGCCAGATGATGAACGAGATGATCGATGCGTTCGACAAGGCCGACGCGGACGACAATATCCGCGCGATAATCGTGACGGGCGCCGGGCGCGGATTCTGTGCCGGCGCCGACTTGTCGGCGGGTGCGAATACGTTCGATGCGACGCGGCCGGATCGTCCGGAGCGGCAGACCGCGATCAGGCCCGACGGCAGCGTCGATTGGAGCAATGACGCGGTGCGCGACGGCGGCGGGCGATTGACGCTGCGGATTTTCGAGAGCCTGAAGCCGGTGATCGCCGCGGTCAACGGACCCGCGGTCGGCGTGGGCGTGACGATGCAACTCGCGATGGACGTGCGAATCGCGTCGGAGAATGCGCGCTTCGGCTTCGTGTTCTCGCGGCGCGGGATCGTGCCGGAGGCTTGCTCGAGCTGGTTTCTGCCGCGGATCGTAGGAATCTCGCAGGCGCTCGAGTGGGCGTTTTCGGGCCGCGTGTTTTCCGCAGAGGAGGCGCTGCAAGGACGACTCGTCAGCAAGGTGTGCGCGCCCGATCAATTGCTTCCCTCGGCGCGGGCGCTCGCGCGCGAAATTGCGGACAACACGTCGCAGGTGGCGGTGGCGCTGATCCGCCAGATGTTCTGGAAGACACTCGGCGCGGACCATCCGATGGAAGCGCACAAAATCGACAGCCGCGGAATTTTCTCCCGCGGCGCGTCGGCTGACGTCAAGGAAGGAGTCACGTCGTTTCTGGAGAAGCGGCCGGCGAAGTTTCCAGACAAGATTTCGAAAGACATGCCGCCGTATTTTCCGTGGTGGCAAGATCGGAAGTATAGTTAG
- a CDS encoding dual specificity protein phosphatase, giving the protein MAASCGETEVIANLFVGDLQDAQRFDGTIISVLPDVPDGEPPHAIHMPILARGIESLDSTAELIDRALAEGRRVLVHCEEGCERAPLVIAWFLKTRRAMSLDEAYTLLKSRRPIVEDRRRWLGIHNQ; this is encoded by the coding sequence ATGGCCGCGAGCTGTGGTGAAACTGAAGTCATCGCGAATTTGTTCGTCGGCGATCTGCAGGATGCGCAAAGATTCGACGGCACGATTATCAGCGTGCTGCCCGACGTCCCGGACGGCGAGCCGCCGCACGCGATCCATATGCCGATCCTGGCGCGCGGAATCGAATCGCTCGACAGCACCGCCGAGTTGATCGATCGCGCGCTCGCCGAAGGGCGTCGAGTGCTCGTGCATTGCGAGGAAGGATGCGAGCGGGCGCCGCTCGTAATCGCATGGTTTCTCAAGACGCGGCGTGCGATGTCGCTCGACGAGGCCTATACGCTGCTGAAGAGCCGCCGCCCGATCGTCGAGGATCGCCGGCGCTGGCTCGGCATCCACAATCAGTAG
- a CDS encoding quinone oxidoreductase, with translation MKAIQFERLGGPEVMQLREIPRPELRPGTVLVKNQVIALNYGDTFFIRGQYLVKPAFPDTPGMEAAGVIEEVAPDVKGLTPGMRVAYIGMGAYAEYTRIRPSRVMAIPDFMDFEQAAAFPIAVLTAWHLLHTCHRIDAGETVIVHSAAGGVGIAAVQIAKAAGARVIGTVSADHKIDFVRRYGADEVINYATHDFAEESMRLGGGRGVDLILDAVGKPTFGNGLKCLAPFGHLILYGSAGGPPDPINPMMMLFAKSLKVSGFVVPMVYAMHEIHQRGVDDVFRLAREGRLTVPIGQRFALSEAVEALRFLESRRSVGKLLLIP, from the coding sequence ATGAAGGCGATTCAGTTTGAGCGGCTTGGCGGTCCCGAAGTGATGCAATTGCGCGAGATCCCGCGGCCCGAGCTGCGCCCGGGGACCGTGCTGGTGAAGAATCAGGTGATCGCGCTGAACTACGGCGACACGTTTTTTATTCGCGGGCAATATCTGGTGAAGCCGGCGTTTCCCGATACTCCCGGGATGGAAGCGGCGGGAGTGATCGAGGAGGTCGCGCCGGACGTCAAAGGTCTGACTCCGGGCATGCGCGTCGCGTACATCGGGATGGGCGCATACGCGGAGTACACGAGGATCCGGCCATCGCGCGTGATGGCGATTCCCGACTTTATGGATTTCGAGCAGGCGGCGGCATTTCCGATCGCGGTGCTGACGGCGTGGCATCTGCTGCACACTTGTCATCGCATCGACGCGGGAGAGACCGTGATCGTACATTCGGCAGCGGGCGGCGTCGGAATCGCGGCGGTGCAAATCGCAAAGGCGGCGGGCGCGCGCGTGATCGGCACGGTGTCCGCGGACCACAAGATCGATTTCGTGCGCAGGTACGGCGCCGACGAAGTGATCAACTATGCGACGCACGACTTCGCGGAAGAATCGATGCGGCTAGGCGGCGGTCGCGGCGTCGATCTGATCCTCGATGCGGTCGGCAAGCCGACTTTCGGCAACGGCCTCAAGTGCCTCGCGCCGTTCGGGCATCTGATCCTGTACGGCAGCGCCGGGGGTCCGCCCGATCCGATCAATCCGATGATGATGCTGTTCGCCAAATCGTTGAAGGTGAGCGGTTTCGTAGTACCGATGGTTTATGCGATGCATGAAATTCATCAGCGCGGCGTGGACGACGTATTCAGGCTCGCGCGCGAGGGGCGATTGACGGTGCCGATCGGACAGCGATTCGCGCTGAGCGAGGCGGTCGAGGCGCTTCGATTCCTGGAATCGCGGCGGTCGGTGGGAAAGCTACTATTGATTCCTTGA